ACTATTAAATGTGCTTCGTTGTCAACTAAAAGCAAACCTGTTCCCGGCTGATTTGCCCGGTTGTTCATCGAAAAAATTGTAACAAGTACAGCGTTTATTCTTTGTTTCGTAGCCTGTTCAAGCAACGCAATCGGATGATTTTCATTTTCAACATTGATCGGTTCAAACAATATATTTACAATGCCATTGCAACCAAGCTGAACGCCGAATTTTGCATCGTCGTCATCGTCCATGGTATCATAAGTTACCAGTTTATTGGTTTGCTGTGAAATTGCCAGAAGCGCTTTTCGTAGGGCGTCTCCTTCCAGACACCCTCCGCTGATAGCACCTGTGAGTTGTCCATCTTCGGTAACCAGCATTCTTGCTCCGGGTCTTCTGTAAGAAGAACCTTCCACATGCACCACTGTCGCCAGCGCCATGCGCTTGCCTGCTGTCAATGTCCGATGATAAGCTTCTATAATGTCTGTAATCTCTTTCATTTGTTATAAAAATATCAACCAACGATACTGCGATGATCCTCTACAATCCTGGTTATGTTATGGATTGCAAATTCAATTTGAGAAAGTGCCGTAAATCTTCCAAGACTTATCCGGAAAGAACTTAAAGCAATTTCATCACTTAATCCAAGTGCTTTCAAAACATGACTGGGTTTTGAAGTGACCGATGAACATGCTGAACCTCTGGAAATTGCAATTTCACGACATATATCCAACAGCAACGCTTCACCGTTTACATTTGCAAAAGAAATATTACTGATGTTAGGCAAACGGTGTTTCTGACTGCCATTTATACTTGTTCCTTCAATTTTAAGCAATTCCCGTTCCAGCAGGTTTCGTAAAATTCCGACCGCATCTTGTTTACTTTCCAGTTCCATCTGACAGATTTCACAAGCTCTACCCAATCCAACGATTCCCGGCACATTCAACGTTCCGCTCCGCATATTTTTTTCATGTCCGCCGCCATGAATTTGAGATGAAATATTCACTTTCGGATTTTTCCTTCGCACATATAATGCTCCGATTCCCTTTGGACCATAAATTTTATGTGCGCTTAAAGAAAGCATATCAATATCATCTTCATTAACGTCAATTGGAGTTTTTCCAACTGCCTGAGTTGCATCCGTAAAAAATAAGACACCATGTTTTTTCGCAAGTTCACCAATTTCCCTGACAGGCTGGATCGTTCCTGTTTCATTATTAGCATACATAATAGAGATCAAAATGGTCTGGCTCGTAATCTCTTTTTCGAGTTCGGCCAGATCAATAAATCCTTCTGTATTCACCGGTAAATAGGTGGCTTTTCCGCCTGTATTTTCAATCCACTCACAAGTATCCAGAACAGCCCGGTGTTCAGTCACGCAGGTAATAATGTGACTTCCCTTTTCTTTGTAATTTTCAAAAACGCCTTTTATTGCCAGATTTATTGATTCCGTCGCACCGGAAGTAAAAATAATTTCAGAACTATGTGCACCAATCAGTTCTGCTACCTGTTCCCTTGCTATATCCACAGCTTCGGCAGCAGTCCATCCATACACGTGTGAACTGCTGGATGCATTCCCGAAATTTTCCAAAAAATAAGGCAGCATCGCATCAAGCACTTTGGGGTCCATCTGCGTTGTAGCGGCATTGTCCAGATATATGGGTTGTTTCAAGGAATTATTAGTTAGCATTAAATAAAAATCTTATTTCGAATTTGAGGCTTTTGATACGATTAAACAAACTTCCCTTGAAGAAATGAATCTCGAAGTTCCGATTGGATAACTAACTGATTTTATATGGTAAGAAACATGGAAGATGGTTAAGTGGTTTTAAACGATTAAAATTGCTTTCCTTCAAATTCTCTCACCCGGAAACTTTGAAAGCAAAAAGCCCATTCAGAGAACAATTTCGGATCTGTTTTTGATCGCATGCGTCGATATTTCATACTTCATACGTTTGTAATAAATTCTAATGTATTGCTTAAACGATTAATTCATCAGATTAAATCTATGAAATCAACTTCCAGTCAATCTTCAAGGTTTGATGTGCTGCAATGGATGTTCATTAATAGCAATTTATGGCGACAAGAAATGTTGTAAAAACCTGTGAACGGTATAAAAATCTGCACATAGCGAAATCAGAGCAGGTTTTTTCTGAAAAAA
The nucleotide sequence above comes from Dyadobacter subterraneus. Encoded proteins:
- a CDS encoding cysteine desulfurase family protein translates to MKQPIYLDNAATTQMDPKVLDAMLPYFLENFGNASSSSHVYGWTAAEAVDIAREQVAELIGAHSSEIIFTSGATESINLAIKGVFENYKEKGSHIITCVTEHRAVLDTCEWIENTGGKATYLPVNTEGFIDLAELEKEITSQTILISIMYANNETGTIQPVREIGELAKKHGVLFFTDATQAVGKTPIDVNEDDIDMLSLSAHKIYGPKGIGALYVRRKNPKVNISSQIHGGGHEKNMRSGTLNVPGIVGLGRACEICQMELESKQDAVGILRNLLERELLKIEGTSINGSQKHRLPNISNISFANVNGEALLLDICREIAISRGSACSSVTSKPSHVLKALGLSDEIALSSFRISLGRFTALSQIEFAIHNITRIVEDHRSIVG